The following are from one region of the Stigmatella ashevillena genome:
- the fliQ gene encoding flagellar biosynthesis protein FliQ, translating to MHQLSVITQQALFLVLIVSAPPVLISLVVGFIIALFQATTQIQEQTLTFAPKVVIVFIVLAMAGPWIGHQLLRFTFHVFDRFPALING from the coding sequence ATGCACCAACTGTCCGTCATTACCCAGCAGGCGTTGTTCCTGGTGCTCATCGTCTCCGCGCCGCCGGTGCTCATCAGCTTGGTGGTGGGCTTCATCATCGCCCTGTTCCAGGCCACCACGCAGATTCAGGAGCAGACGCTGACGTTTGCTCCCAAGGTCGTCATCGTCTTCATCGTGCTGGCCATGGCGGGGCCGTGGATTGGCCACCAGCTCTTGCGCTTTACCTTCCACGTCTTCGACCGGTTCCCGGCCCTCATCAACGGATGA